One genomic window of Amphiura filiformis chromosome 3, Afil_fr2py, whole genome shotgun sequence includes the following:
- the LOC140147776 gene encoding uncharacterized protein, whose protein sequence is MLQMARATYHVTFNTSKKVVTVTEANLWTAVENNLKIAFGADLCDQPFKLQLFSQEWDDFEDINPTETPPRKGKLQMIVTPPVVVIQACHKLLDASQDVSVEANVPNQEKTNRDNKNLAQNNSGSNNHVESSNVSAWPVINPMEVESNVSVINHVEVENNVSVVNPVEVSQMENHSESKVTLVVSNNAKKSLPTHRGEHSTSQDESSNRDMPQQAIPYPFPVRGNMFPAKLWSSLMAMEQLTTKQQTDLLDGIYNFAAKYTVYPTSHEYDAMVSALLTTVPYLGKGLALEDSV, encoded by the exons ATGTTGCAGATGGCACGTGCAACTTACCATGTGACATTCAATACTTCCAAAAAGGTAGTTACTGTCACAGAAGCAAACTTGTGGACAGCAGTTGAGAACAATTTGAAGATTGCCTTTGGTGCGGATCTATGTGATCAACCATTCAAGCTACAACTTTTCAGTCAAGAATGGGATGACTTTGAAGACATCAACCCAACAGAAACTCCACCAAGAAAAGGAAAGCTTCAAATGATAGTAACTCCCCCAGTAGTAGTTATACAAGCATGTCACAAATTGTTAGATGCAAGTCAAGATGTTTCTGTTGAAGCTAATGTCCCAAACCAAGAGAAGACCAATAGGGACAATAAAAACCTTGCCCAAAACAACAGTGGGTCAAACAACCATGTGGAGAGTAGTAATGTGTCAGCATGGCCAGTGATCAATCCTATGGAAGTGGAGAGTAATGTGTCAGTGATCAATCATGTGGAAGTGGAGAATAATGTGTCAGTGGTCAATCCTGTGGAAGTGAGCCAAATGGAAAACCATTCTGAGAGCAAAGTTACTCTTGTGGTGAGCAACAATGCCAAGAAAAGCCTACCTACACATAGGGGTGAACACAGCACATCTCAGGATGAATCCAGCAATAGAGACAT GCCACAGCAAGCTATACCATACCCATTCCCTGTAAGAGGAAATATGTTTCCAGCCAAGTTGTGGAGCAGCCTGATGGCTATGGAGCAACTGACAACTAAGCAGCAAACAGATCTACTTGATGGGATTTACAATTTTGCAGCCAAATATACTGT GTATCCTACTTCACATGAGTATGATGCAATGGTCTCAGCATTGCTAACAACAGTGCCATACTTAGGAAAGGGTCTGGCCCTGGAGGATTCCGTGTAA